Proteins encoded in a region of the Campylobacter geochelonis genome:
- a CDS encoding type II CAAX endopeptidase family protein — MFKVIFLFVLVTFIYKITPDWLFEYDSFVFLEQYLTIALPVLLFAFYEFKKDKTSPAQFLDLCEFKFSMILFAFVVFILIQPVNYYLSELTAMVFSTSLSSDELEPFWIGVLNIALMPAICEEILFRGAILSYQKQVMKSTLAIVALNGFLFALFHLNIEQFFYTFFMGAVFAYMSLVSRSIYPAMITHFLSNLLTTFEMPESFSYISNFEPIENLRMIAVLLLALVALYFVLKGMKRSFLNSKG; from the coding sequence ATGTTTAAGGTAATTTTTTTATTTGTTTTAGTGACTTTTATTTATAAAATAACGCCAGATTGGCTTTTTGAGTATGATTCGTTTGTATTTTTAGAGCAGTATTTAACCATAGCTTTGCCTGTTTTACTCTTTGCATTTTATGAGTTTAAAAAAGACAAAACAAGTCCGGCGCAGTTTTTGGATTTGTGTGAGTTTAAATTTAGTATGATTTTGTTTGCTTTTGTAGTTTTTATCCTTATTCAGCCAGTAAATTACTATCTATCAGAGCTTACGGCGATGGTTTTTAGCACTTCTTTATCAAGCGATGAGTTAGAGCCATTTTGGATAGGAGTGCTAAATATCGCACTTATGCCAGCGATTTGCGAAGAGATACTCTTTCGTGGGGCGATTTTAAGCTATCAAAAACAGGTTATGAAAAGCACACTTGCTATAGTGGCGCTAAATGGCTTTTTGTTTGCGCTGTTTCATCTAAATATCGAGCAGTTTTTCTATACATTTTTTATGGGCGCTGTGTTTGCCTATATGAGCTTAGTTTCGCGCTCGATTTATCCAGCGATGATAACGCACTTTTTATCAAATTTACTAACAACTTTTGAAATGCCAGAATCGTTTTCATATATTTCAAATTTCGAGCCAATAGAAAATTTGCGTATGATAGCGGTTTTGCTGCTTGCTTTGGTAGCACTTTACTTTGTTTTAAAAGGCATGAAAAGGAGTTTTTTAAACTCTAAAGGCTAA
- a CDS encoding WYL domain-containing protein — translation MGNKKVFEILELLKELTSGSEVVVKNYALKSGLSQRTIRRYLQDLREYFGDEAIFCISQGSYICKNRELFKRFVMPNEKQNESEKLIDMLHIINPGFAKFMPKTHKKVDEKLRKELAEVFLIKGSPHEQSPNLKIFGMIQKAIKFKRYCDLIYDEVLLKNVKILKIIYSKGNWQLATLSQSHENNGYMVLRLCFVSKIVIKKSSFYIDDYTENFVKNSETFFDGYKNLPYECIVAVSPNMVKYFKQKRFFRSQKIIGECENGWSKISYMITSDDMALMLLRRFFPDMVVISPQSLRTKFDNELKKYTQTYNKFNLNF, via the coding sequence ATGGGAAATAAAAAAGTTTTTGAAATTTTAGAACTCTTAAAAGAACTAACCTCTGGAAGCGAAGTTGTTGTCAAAAACTACGCGTTAAAAAGCGGTTTAAGCCAAAGAACTATTAGAAGGTATTTGCAAGATTTGCGTGAGTATTTTGGCGATGAGGCGATTTTTTGTATCTCGCAAGGTTCGTATATTTGCAAAAATCGTGAGCTTTTTAAACGTTTTGTTATGCCAAATGAAAAACAAAATGAGAGCGAAAAACTTATAGATATGCTTCATATCATAAACCCAGGCTTTGCTAAATTTATGCCTAAAACTCATAAAAAAGTTGATGAAAAGTTGCGAAAAGAGCTTGCAGAAGTCTTTTTAATCAAGGGTAGCCCACACGAACAAAGCCCAAATTTAAAGATATTTGGGATGATACAAAAGGCAATTAAATTTAAGAGGTATTGCGATTTAATATATGATGAAGTTTTGCTTAAAAATGTGAAAATTTTAAAAATCATATACTCTAAAGGCAATTGGCAGCTAGCCACGCTTTCACAAAGCCATGAAAACAACGGATATATGGTGCTTAGACTTTGTTTTGTAAGCAAAATAGTTATTAAAAAAAGCTCTTTTTACATAGATGACTATACGGAAAATTTTGTTAAAAATAGCGAAACATTTTTCGATGGATATAAAAACTTGCCCTATGAATGTATTGTCGCCGTATCACCAAACATGGTTAAATACTTCAAACAAAAACGCTTTTTTCGCTCACAAAAAATCATCGGTGAGTGTGAAAACGGCTGGAGTAAAATCAGTTATATGATAACAAGCGATGACATGGCGCTTATGCTGCTTCGTAGGTTTTTTCCTGATATGGTGGTGATAAGTCCACAAAGTTTGCGAACTAAATTTGATAACGAACTTAAAAAATACACTCAAACTTATAATAAATTTAATCTAAATTTTTAG
- a CDS encoding anion permease has product MKKFIKSTFVIAVCIAVWFLPHPSAISSQAWQLFAIVLATILGLILQPLPIGAVAFLGVTVTILTGVMKPVEALNGYASTTIWLIVCAFMIARGFIKTGLGRRIAYKIISLLGDSTLKLGYSIVISDAIISPAMPSSGARAGGILFPIVKALSSALGSEPGESRKRAGAFFMQTLWQGNAITNGMFLTSMAGNPLIASLALATFGAEISWSLWAVGAIVPAIFSLLVIPFILYKIYPPDIKSYPQGKEIAKKELANLGALKFDEIVMICVFVGALVLWASGSLTGINATTVGMIAVCVMLVFGVLKWEDFTKEKGAWDTLIWMGSLITLAGGLSKLGFVSWFAQWISSMMSGLSWSVVMGILILIYVFTHYFFASLTAHITAMYATFGAVAIAAGAPVMFVALVFAYASNLMMPVTHYGGAPAPIIFGANYNTQNEWWRFGFILTLINLAIWIVVGGIWWKVLGLW; this is encoded by the coding sequence ATGAAAAAATTTATAAAATCAACTTTTGTCATAGCAGTGTGTATTGCAGTGTGGTTTTTACCTCATCCTAGCGCTATATCATCACAAGCATGGCAACTTTTTGCTATTGTGTTGGCGACTATTTTAGGTCTTATTTTACAGCCACTTCCTATAGGTGCAGTTGCATTTTTAGGCGTAACAGTGACTATCTTAACTGGTGTAATGAAGCCAGTAGAGGCGCTTAATGGATATGCAAGCACGACGATTTGGCTGATAGTTTGTGCGTTTATGATAGCTCGTGGATTTATAAAAACAGGGCTTGGAAGACGCATAGCTTATAAAATCATAAGTTTATTAGGCGATAGCACGCTAAAACTTGGATATAGCATTGTCATAAGCGATGCGATTATATCTCCAGCAATGCCTAGTAGTGGTGCAAGAGCTGGTGGAATACTCTTTCCTATAGTAAAGGCTTTATCAAGCGCGCTTGGTTCAGAGCCAGGAGAGAGTAGAAAAAGGGCTGGAGCGTTTTTTATGCAAACGCTTTGGCAAGGAAATGCCATAACAAATGGTATGTTTTTAACATCTATGGCTGGAAATCCACTCATCGCTTCTCTTGCACTTGCAACCTTTGGCGCTGAGATTTCGTGGAGCTTGTGGGCAGTTGGTGCGATAGTTCCAGCTATTTTTTCGCTTTTGGTTATTCCTTTTATACTATATAAAATTTATCCACCAGATATCAAGTCATATCCACAAGGCAAAGAGATAGCTAAAAAAGAGTTGGCAAATTTAGGCGCACTTAAATTTGATGAGATAGTTATGATATGTGTGTTTGTTGGAGCTTTGGTTTTATGGGCTAGCGGAAGCTTAACAGGGATTAATGCAACGACCGTTGGTATGATAGCAGTTTGCGTTATGCTTGTTTTTGGCGTTCTAAAATGGGAAGATTTTACTAAAGAAAAAGGTGCTTGGGATACACTTATCTGGATGGGTTCACTTATAACTTTGGCTGGAGGCTTATCAAAACTTGGCTTTGTTTCTTGGTTTGCACAGTGGATTAGCTCGATGATGAGTGGGCTTAGTTGGAGTGTTGTTATGGGAATTTTGATTTTGATTTATGTTTTTACTCATTACTTTTTTGCTAGCTTAACAGCCCATATAACCGCGATGTATGCGACCTTTGGTGCAGTAGCGATTGCAGCCGGAGCGCCAGTGATGTTTGTAGCACTTGTCTTTGCTTATGCATCAAATTTAATGATGCCAGTAACTCACTATGGCGGAGCACCAGCGCCTATAATTTTTGGGGCAAATTACAACACGCAAAACGAGTGGTGGAGGTTTGGATTTATCTTAACTTTGATAAATTTAGCTATTTGGATTGTCGTTGGTGGCATATGGTGGAAAGTGCTTGGGTTGTGGTAA
- the purB gene encoding adenylosuccinate lyase, whose translation MASSTIDSRVFGVLFSNKEMNRIFSDENRTQKWLDTEAALARAQAKLGIITQERADKITKFAKAKLLNLDEIGEGYKSSITIVPLLKVFKKVFNDDSGEFVHWGATSQDIMDNGMILQIREAHALISKLLRKSYKECIEISKKYKNTVMAGRTHVIHALPITFGFKTAMWAQEIRRSLDRLEEIKPRLFVGQLSGAVGTLASQEGKGLEMQRLMMEDLELNQPVISWHPSRDHIAEYVSVLALIAGTLGRIAREILSLQRTEICEVEEPFFMGKVGSSTMPHKRNPQVCEGIIAQTRIVRAQAPLAVEVMGCENERDWGCELVEWDCIPKASIHLANALESMNDVLSNLIVYPKHMKENLDKLKGAMLSEAVMLHLGEKLGRLCAHEIVYKVCMKAFNDGKPVIDDLLEQEEVAKHFTRVQLEEIMQPEKYIGLSAEFVDRVVADSKSILA comes from the coding sequence ATGGCTTCAAGCACCATAGATAGTAGAGTTTTTGGCGTACTTTTTTCAAATAAAGAGATGAATAGGATTTTTAGCGATGAAAACAGAACGCAAAAGTGGCTAGACACAGAAGCAGCTCTTGCTAGAGCTCAAGCAAAATTAGGCATCATCACTCAAGAAAGAGCTGATAAAATCACAAAATTCGCTAAAGCCAAGCTTTTAAATTTAGATGAAATTGGTGAGGGTTACAAAAGTTCAATCACAATAGTTCCACTTCTTAAGGTTTTCAAAAAAGTTTTTAATGATGATAGTGGCGAGTTTGTTCATTGGGGTGCAACAAGTCAAGATATTATGGATAATGGAATGATACTTCAAATCCGCGAAGCACATGCACTTATCTCAAAGCTTCTAAGAAAAAGTTACAAAGAGTGCATTGAAATTTCAAAAAAATACAAAAATACAGTCATGGCAGGAAGAACGCATGTTATACACGCTTTACCGATTACATTTGGCTTTAAAACTGCTATGTGGGCGCAAGAAATTCGCCGTAGTCTAGATAGACTAGAAGAGATAAAACCACGTCTTTTTGTAGGACAACTAAGTGGTGCTGTTGGCACACTTGCTTCACAAGAGGGCAAAGGACTTGAAATGCAACGCTTGATGATGGAAGATTTAGAGCTTAATCAACCTGTGATTTCATGGCATCCAAGCAGAGATCATATTGCTGAGTATGTAAGTGTCCTAGCGCTAATTGCAGGGACTTTAGGCAGGATTGCAAGAGAGATTTTAAGCTTGCAAAGAACTGAAATTTGTGAAGTGGAAGAGCCATTTTTTATGGGTAAGGTTGGAAGCTCAACTATGCCACATAAAAGAAACCCACAAGTTTGCGAAGGTATCATAGCTCAAACTCGCATAGTTCGCGCCCAAGCTCCACTTGCTGTTGAAGTTATGGGTTGTGAAAATGAACGTGATTGGGGTTGTGAATTAGTCGAATGGGACTGTATACCAAAAGCTTCAATCCACTTAGCAAACGCACTTGAAAGCATGAATGATGTATTAAGTAATCTAATCGTCTATCCAAAACATATGAAAGAGAATTTAGACAAGTTAAAAGGTGCTATGTTAAGCGAGGCAGTTATGCTTCATCTTGGTGAAAAACTTGGTCGCTTATGTGCTCATGAGATAGTTTATAAAGTATGTATGAAAGCATTTAACGATGGCAAGCCAGTTATCGATGATTTACTAGAGCAAGAAGAAGTGGCAAAGCACTTTACAAGAGTGCAGCTTGAAGAGATTATGCAGCCAGAAAAATACATCGGATTAAGTGCTGAGTTTGTTGATAGAGTTGTAGCAGATAGCAAGTCTATTTTAGCTTAA
- the msrP gene encoding protein-methionine-sulfoxide reductase catalytic subunit MsrP, which produces MMQEITDKRLYKRRRDFLKLGALASTACVQNLLASQPISQILNSPIKNPQNLDITDKSHATTYVNFYEFSTNKPEAVKLAKGFDATGWKVEVSGLCENPKTYTMEDFFNFEIEKRVYRMRCVEAWSMVIPWIGFGLNELINAAKPTPNAKFVKFTTLLDKSKFPDQNATFPVLKYPYVEGLRLDEAMHPLTLLAVGMYDELLSGQNGAPIRLVVPWKYGFKSIKSITKIEFVSDMPRTTWQEYNPSEYGFYANVNPNVSHPRWSQSSERVIGKLFKQETELYNGYSEVASLYEGMDLKKWF; this is translated from the coding sequence ATTATGCAAGAAATAACCGATAAACGCCTATATAAAAGGCGAAGAGATTTCCTAAAACTAGGCGCTTTAGCAAGCACAGCTTGTGTGCAAAACCTGCTTGCAAGCCAACCCATTAGCCAGATTTTAAACTCACCCATAAAAAATCCGCAAAACCTTGATATAACTGATAAATCCCACGCTACGACTTATGTGAATTTCTACGAGTTTTCAACAAACAAACCAGAGGCTGTAAAACTAGCCAAAGGTTTTGATGCGACTGGCTGGAAAGTCGAAGTTAGCGGACTTTGCGAAAATCCAAAAACCTATACGATGGAGGATTTTTTTAATTTTGAAATTGAGAAAAGAGTTTATAGAATGCGCTGCGTGGAGGCGTGGAGCATGGTGATTCCTTGGATTGGATTTGGGCTAAATGAGCTAATAAACGCAGCAAAACCAACGCCAAATGCGAAATTTGTTAAATTCACAACCTTGCTTGATAAGTCAAAATTTCCAGATCAAAACGCTACTTTTCCGGTTTTAAAATACCCTTATGTCGAGGGTCTAAGGCTTGATGAGGCGATGCATCCGCTGACTCTTTTAGCAGTTGGGATGTATGATGAGCTTTTAAGTGGGCAAAATGGCGCGCCGATTCGTTTGGTTGTGCCGTGGAAATATGGCTTTAAAAGTATCAAATCCATCACTAAAATCGAGTTTGTAAGCGACATGCCACGCACAACTTGGCAAGAGTATAACCCAAGCGAGTATGGATTTTACGCTAATGTAAATCCAAACGTCTCACACCCACGCTGGTCGCAATCAAGCGAGCGAGTTATCGGTAAGCTTTTCAAGCAAGAAACCGAGCTTTATAACGGATACAGCGAGGTTGCAAGCTTGTATGAAGGTATGGATTTGAAAAAGTGGTTTTAG
- a CDS encoding ferric reductase-like transmembrane domain-containing protein — protein sequence MKIVKFIIYAVIFLAPLGYILAKFSTQADPLSFIYSVSGYSVLCSLGLIVILNFINVRKYSKLLGFFGFFYAFLHFLTFVILDKGLNLAKVYSDILSQNFALSGFIGLVLMAILAVSSLKFSWFRKVGLLFYPLLICAALHYFLYPKIPQLWHYSVLIFACLVAVIKVLNLIQKYKNNLKEA from the coding sequence ATGAAAATAGTAAAATTTATAATCTACGCAGTAATTTTTTTAGCCCCACTTGGCTATATTTTAGCTAAATTTAGCACTCAAGCAGACCCACTTAGCTTTATTTACAGCGTTAGTGGATACAGCGTGCTTTGCTCGCTTGGATTGATTGTGATTTTAAATTTTATAAATGTTAGAAAATACTCGAAACTGCTTGGCTTTTTTGGCTTTTTTTATGCATTTTTGCACTTTTTAACCTTTGTTATCTTAGACAAGGGGCTAAATTTAGCCAAAGTTTATAGCGATATTTTATCTCAAAATTTCGCACTAAGTGGCTTTATAGGATTGGTCTTAATGGCGATTTTAGCGGTATCTTCCTTAAAATTTAGCTGGTTTAGAAAGGTAGGTTTGCTTTTTTATCCACTTTTAATCTGCGCCGCACTTCACTACTTTTTATATCCTAAAATTCCACAACTTTGGCACTATAGCGTTTTGATTTTTGCGTGTTTGGTTGCGGTTATAAAAGTACTAAATTTGATACAAAAATATAAAAATAATTTAAAGGAAGCTTAG